A part of Desertifilum tharense IPPAS B-1220 genomic DNA contains:
- a CDS encoding glycosyltransferase family 4 protein: MSNVNKPLKILMILHMPWNRNLGGARVQLELAEEFQLLGHQVEKFDILDAFPHSKFSRLTSLTRPSFATKARAYVEANAHRFDIIDAHQGNLPFSKGKLGFEGLLVARSVGLYAFCEEFASFEKTKWAIKPQGNPISRFLRNWRNKQESPYYLKSLEACDLINLPNFDELKYVKEQWGLEKKSVVFPFGLSEQRQQKFISVIPPSEIRLSHQEIVFIGYWSPRKGSRDWAEIIRRIKEKIPKAKFLFLGTGVDPAQVLADLEQPPCEWIKIVPSYDSEELPELLSTATVGAFPSYMEGFGFAVLEKLASGLPTIAYDIPGPRDMLSSLDTKLMVSVGSVEEFANRLIDILQLSPKSYSILSEQCVQKAKRFSWKEIARAHLEVYTELLQSIK; encoded by the coding sequence ATGAGTAATGTTAACAAGCCCCTAAAAATTTTGATGATTCTACATATGCCCTGGAATCGCAATTTGGGCGGGGCGCGAGTTCAACTGGAACTCGCTGAAGAGTTTCAATTACTGGGGCATCAAGTAGAAAAATTCGATATATTAGATGCTTTTCCGCACAGTAAATTCTCTAGACTTACATCCTTAACTCGTCCAAGTTTTGCTACTAAAGCCAGGGCGTATGTTGAAGCTAACGCTCATCGCTTTGATATTATTGATGCTCATCAAGGCAATTTACCCTTTTCTAAGGGTAAACTTGGTTTTGAAGGCTTACTAGTAGCACGCTCGGTAGGTCTTTATGCTTTTTGCGAAGAATTTGCTAGCTTTGAAAAAACAAAATGGGCAATCAAGCCTCAAGGAAATCCAATTAGCCGGTTTTTACGAAATTGGAGAAACAAGCAAGAAAGTCCTTACTATCTAAAAAGTTTAGAAGCGTGTGATTTAATCAATTTACCTAATTTTGATGAATTAAAGTATGTAAAAGAACAGTGGGGATTGGAAAAAAAATCTGTTGTTTTTCCTTTTGGACTTTCTGAACAGCGACAGCAGAAATTTATTAGCGTGATTCCGCCTAGTGAGATTAGATTATCTCACCAGGAAATAGTTTTTATTGGCTATTGGTCGCCTCGTAAAGGTTCTAGAGATTGGGCAGAAATTATTAGAAGAATTAAGGAAAAAATTCCGAAGGCTAAATTCTTATTTTTAGGTACAGGTGTTGATCCTGCTCAAGTGCTAGCCGACTTAGAACAGCCTCCTTGTGAATGGATCAAGATTGTTCCTTCTTATGATAGTGAAGAGTTACCAGAACTTTTATCTACAGCAACTGTAGGGGCTTTTCCTAGCTATATGGAAGGCTTTGGATTCGCAGTTCTCGAAAAACTTGCTAGTGGTTTGCCAACCATCGCGTATGATATTCCCGGCCCTCGCGATATGTTAAGCTCTCTAGATACAAAACTTATGGTTTCGGTAGGCTCTGTAGAAGAGTTTGCAAATCGGCTTATAGATATTCTTCAGCTTTCGCCAAAAAGCTACTCAATACTATCTGAGCAGTGTGTTCAGAAAGCTAAGAGATTCTCTTGGAAAGAGATTGCTCGCGCTCACTTAGAAGTTTACACAGAATTACTACAATCGATTAAGTAA
- a CDS encoding FkbM family methyltransferase translates to MIHRIRTAYEVMRVTHKYFRASQVPDGGFYYLNGTPKRLYGQYALTMAIGISLHDCYGLKRFKYLENIVDIGANIGVFTLYASLLFPKAKIAAYEPFLPTFENLKKNLEVQGNVAIYPYAVGDSNREVELNYQGDASACYVSDSSSINSIEHQKTCMKSFDEIANQFNSPIGLLKLDCEGSEYEIMRCASFETVRYVVGELHTCPQGTPELGLEILKERGFIIDKWLPYPDGKAGDVWARNARNTGCEEDWLA, encoded by the coding sequence ATGATACATCGGATACGTACTGCTTATGAAGTGATGAGAGTAACTCATAAATACTTTCGGGCAAGTCAAGTTCCTGATGGGGGCTTTTATTATTTAAATGGTACTCCTAAGCGACTTTATGGCCAATATGCTCTTACTATGGCTATTGGCATTAGCTTACATGATTGTTATGGTTTAAAAAGATTTAAATATTTAGAAAATATTGTTGATATTGGGGCTAATATTGGAGTATTTACTCTTTATGCTTCTCTGCTATTTCCCAAAGCAAAAATAGCCGCTTATGAACCATTTTTACCAACGTTTGAAAATTTGAAAAAAAATTTAGAAGTTCAAGGAAATGTAGCAATTTATCCTTATGCTGTCGGTGATAGTAATCGGGAAGTTGAGTTGAATTATCAAGGTGATGCATCAGCTTGTTATGTCAGTGATTCTTCTAGTATCAATTCTATAGAGCATCAGAAGACCTGTATGAAAAGTTTTGATGAGATTGCTAACCAGTTCAACTCTCCCATTGGCTTACTAAAGTTAGACTGTGAAGGTTCGGAATATGAGATTATGCGCTGTGCATCTTTTGAGACCGTTCGATATGTAGTGGGTGAGCTGCATACCTGTCCTCAAGGAACTCCTGAATTGGGACTAGAAATCTTAAAAGAAAGAGGCTTTATCATAGATAAATGGCTTCCTTATCCTGACGGAAAAGCAGGAGATGTGTGGGCTAGAAATGCTCGGAATACAGGGTGTGAAGAAGACTGGCTAGCTTAA
- a CDS encoding glycosyltransferase family 2 protein: MNEYRLSIALITRNLPDLLERCLRSLRSQSIQPFEVVVSDDSEPEYVVANQLIAQKWNCRYLTGTRRGLQANLNNAILACQGTHVRIVNDDHIFPENHFKVLLQAIESDPECIWTLGEYYEMPHSNAILHLPGEVQPRGYHKPITNYTNSFGISGGSATLPRKIFEIHRFLETFGYVCDLEFGPRLSALGYRIRYCPDTYVIHLSEGSAEERIDKRKFVYPKGSFLLAHLTYSCYRPNFLNQVECLVYFAMLAIMTSFKVKNNYFTLTDFWETLTLSNQYREKFRNQEYEQIV; the protein is encoded by the coding sequence GTGAATGAATATAGGTTAAGTATAGCTTTAATCACTCGAAATCTTCCTGATTTACTGGAGCGATGCTTAAGAAGCCTTCGCTCGCAAAGCATTCAACCTTTTGAAGTGGTTGTTTCTGATGATTCTGAGCCAGAATATGTTGTGGCAAACCAGTTAATTGCTCAAAAATGGAATTGCCGATACCTTACAGGAACGCGTCGAGGATTGCAGGCTAATCTAAACAATGCTATTTTGGCTTGCCAAGGCACTCATGTTCGTATTGTGAATGACGATCATATTTTTCCAGAAAATCATTTTAAAGTTCTTCTTCAAGCTATTGAATCCGATCCAGAATGTATTTGGACATTAGGTGAATATTATGAAATGCCTCACTCTAATGCTATCTTGCATTTGCCGGGTGAAGTTCAGCCAAGAGGCTATCATAAGCCGATAACAAACTATACTAACTCGTTTGGCATTAGCGGTGGTTCAGCAACGCTTCCTCGGAAAATTTTTGAAATTCATCGCTTTTTAGAAACCTTCGGTTATGTTTGTGATTTAGAGTTTGGACCTCGTTTAAGCGCACTGGGATATCGAATTCGCTATTGTCCAGATACCTATGTGATTCATTTAAGCGAGGGAAGTGCTGAAGAAAGAATAGATAAGCGCAAGTTTGTTTACCCAAAGGGTTCTTTTTTGCTGGCGCATCTTACCTATAGCTGTTATAGACCTAACTTCTTGAACCAAGTAGAATGTTTGGTCTATTTTGCAATGTTGGCAATCATGACTTCTTTTAAAGTAAAAAATAACTACTTTACTTTGACAGATTTTTGGGAAACATTGACTCTATCAAATCAATACCGTGAAAAGTTCAGAAATCAAGAATATGAGCAAATAGTTTAG
- a CDS encoding glycosyltransferase family 2 protein: MLLVTVVIPTYNYEQYIGDAINSVLQCGYPSHDLEIIVIDDGSTDDTKSSLESYQDLIQYVYQDNLGKAAATQKGIELAKGKYIFNLDADDLFLPQKIQKVVEIFEQDSSLTHVSHPALYWNVSTDSKEIEAIPDFIKRRKIKGEELINYFYPRRMLFGGGSTFAAKTEFLRKSTIPSGVDMFTDEYLVLVALNKGYTYFLNEPLSIWRIHGKNFSGVRVQTDLLRQKNERSLKSMYAVLKAIQNNDFPPPLPEIYELKVQSSKIALQQDSGELDLQEVGLLWKIFLKNFPAYRKEALTIFKNYTLLNRTLPPQILLFLKQVKRNLTRAVSN; encoded by the coding sequence ATGCTTTTAGTGACTGTTGTCATCCCAACTTATAATTATGAACAATATATCGGTGATGCAATTAATAGCGTCTTGCAGTGTGGCTACCCAAGTCACGATCTGGAAATTATTGTTATTGATGATGGCTCAACGGATGATACGAAGAGTAGCCTAGAAAGTTACCAAGATTTGATTCAATATGTTTATCAAGATAATTTAGGAAAAGCAGCGGCTACTCAAAAGGGTATTGAATTAGCTAAAGGAAAGTATATTTTTAATTTAGATGCAGATGATTTATTTTTACCTCAAAAAATTCAAAAAGTTGTTGAAATATTTGAGCAAGATTCTAGTTTAACTCATGTTTCTCATCCAGCTTTGTATTGGAACGTATCAACTGATAGTAAAGAGATAGAAGCAATTCCTGACTTTATAAAAAGACGTAAGATTAAAGGTGAAGAGTTAATTAACTACTTTTACCCCCGTCGAATGTTGTTTGGCGGAGGTTCAACGTTTGCAGCTAAGACGGAGTTTTTAAGAAAATCCACGATTCCATCGGGGGTAGATATGTTCACCGATGAGTATCTAGTTTTAGTGGCTTTGAATAAAGGGTATACTTATTTTCTGAATGAACCCTTATCCATTTGGAGAATTCACGGCAAAAATTTTTCAGGGGTTAGGGTGCAAACCGATCTCTTGAGGCAGAAGAATGAAAGAAGTTTGAAGAGTATGTACGCTGTGCTTAAAGCGATTCAGAATAATGATTTTCCTCCTCCGCTGCCAGAAATTTACGAGTTAAAGGTACAGTCGTCAAAGATAGCTTTACAACAGGATTCAGGAGAGCTTGACCTTCAAGAAGTAGGGTTACTTTGGAAGATATTTCTTAAAAATTTTCCGGCGTATAGGAAAGAGGCACTGACAATTTTTAAGAACTACACGTTACTGAATAGAACTCTCCCCCCTCAAATCCTACTGTTCTTAAAACAAGTTAAAAGGAATTTGACTCGTGCTGTTAGCAACTAA
- a CDS encoding glycosyltransferase: MTALLGTRQLPADGVADYCDALSQAMQRQGESFDVVQVPWQEMGLVRSLFWLWQASQPWKNEWVIAQYTASAWSKRALPVFFLFVLLVLRLRGVRLAVMFHEVQGYPGEKLTYKIRRNVQLAVIQAAIRLADRAIVNVSRDRVPWLPTDRDNLEFIPVGSNIPPQPHRFQPGEGKTVAVFGLTSYEITPDEINAIAYALQQASQKLPNLRLVTLGRGSKDAEPYLQQALKNTSVELVTLGLLSPEEIAATLASSDVLLYVRGEISTRRTTAIAAIACGLPIVGYSGVETGSPIPDTGVVLVPEGEKPQLADALIRVLTDDALRLELHQRNLQAYEEHFSYDAIAKRFLQVLTP; the protein is encoded by the coding sequence ATGACTGCTTTATTAGGAACTCGGCAGTTACCTGCTGATGGGGTGGCGGATTATTGTGATGCTTTATCCCAAGCGATGCAACGACAGGGTGAGAGTTTTGATGTGGTGCAAGTTCCGTGGCAGGAAATGGGACTGGTGCGATCGCTCTTTTGGCTATGGCAAGCTAGCCAACCTTGGAAAAACGAATGGGTTATCGCTCAATATACCGCTTCAGCTTGGTCTAAACGGGCTTTACCAGTTTTCTTTCTCTTCGTGCTGCTGGTGTTGCGGCTGCGGGGTGTGCGGTTAGCGGTGATGTTCCATGAAGTGCAAGGCTATCCTGGGGAGAAACTCACTTACAAAATCCGCCGGAACGTACAACTCGCGGTGATTCAAGCTGCTATCCGTTTAGCCGATCGCGCTATTGTCAATGTCTCGCGAGATCGCGTTCCTTGGCTACCCACCGATCGCGATAACTTAGAGTTTATCCCCGTGGGTTCCAACATTCCGCCGCAACCCCACCGCTTTCAACCGGGAGAAGGGAAAACTGTAGCAGTGTTTGGACTCACCAGCTACGAGATTACCCCAGACGAGATTAACGCGATCGCCTACGCCTTACAACAAGCTAGCCAAAAACTCCCCAACCTCCGCCTCGTCACCTTGGGGAGAGGATCGAAAGACGCCGAACCCTATTTACAACAAGCCTTAAAAAATACCTCCGTCGAACTCGTCACCCTGGGTTTACTTTCCCCTGAAGAAATTGCTGCAACCCTTGCCAGTTCAGATGTTTTGCTATACGTTCGCGGCGAAATTTCCACCCGACGAACCACTGCGATCGCGGCTATTGCTTGCGGACTTCCCATTGTGGGTTACTCTGGCGTAGAAACGGGTTCTCCTATCCCGGATACGGGTGTCGTTCTCGTTCCCGAAGGCGAAAAACCCCAACTCGCAGACGCCTTAATTCGGGTCTTGACCGATGACGCACTCCGGTTAGAATTGCATCAACGCAATTTGCAAGCCTATGAGGAGCATTTCTCCTATGATGCGATCGCCAAACGGTTTTTGCAGGTCTTAACCCCATGA
- a CDS encoding glycosyltransferase family 4 protein: MNKPRHRVLLVSSQPIQNTAALRLMAVHPQLDILVAYCSLPEAQTLHTSSLQHSSEFLTQAAFDIPWLEGYPWRYIPNRSPKPNLTKPYGLINPGLVKLMSEYDCCVVYGHAFVSFWMAIAAAKLSRKPLFLTTDATYLEAPEGGNWKIPLKQQFLPALYNQVADGVLVPSSASRHFLESLGVASEKIFLTPYVVDNERIALTAAQTHKAQIRADWGIPEDAVVAIFCAKFIPRKRPLDAIQAFAKANVPNSYLVMVGVGPLEAELKAAAEQLGVADRVKFPGLIKYSRLPEAYAASDLLVFPSEHEPYGLPVNEAMICGIPVLVSDRIGATYDLVISGETGFAYPCGNVEKFAELLQELLSDRDRLIKMGKMAQKRMETWSARENVEGLILAIEKHLNPSK, translated from the coding sequence ATGAATAAACCCCGCCATCGCGTTCTCCTCGTTTCTTCCCAACCGATCCAAAACACCGCCGCCTTACGGTTAATGGCGGTACATCCCCAACTGGATATTCTCGTCGCTTACTGTTCGCTTCCCGAAGCGCAAACTCTCCATACCTCCTCCCTGCAACATAGTTCAGAATTTCTCACCCAAGCCGCCTTTGATATTCCCTGGTTAGAAGGGTATCCCTGGCGCTATATTCCCAACCGTTCCCCCAAACCCAATTTGACCAAACCCTACGGGTTAATTAACCCCGGTCTAGTCAAGCTCATGTCAGAATACGACTGTTGTGTCGTGTACGGTCATGCCTTCGTCAGTTTCTGGATGGCGATCGCCGCTGCTAAACTCAGCCGTAAGCCACTATTTCTCACCACCGACGCTACCTATCTAGAAGCGCCGGAAGGCGGAAATTGGAAAATTCCCCTCAAACAGCAATTTTTACCCGCACTCTACAACCAAGTCGCCGACGGCGTTTTAGTCCCCTCTTCGGCTTCCCGCCACTTTTTAGAGTCTTTAGGGGTTGCTTCGGAGAAAATTTTCCTCACTCCCTACGTCGTCGATAACGAACGGATCGCCTTAACAGCGGCGCAAACCCATAAAGCACAAATTCGCGCCGACTGGGGAATACCCGAAGATGCCGTCGTTGCCATCTTTTGCGCCAAATTCATCCCCCGCAAACGTCCCCTTGATGCCATTCAAGCCTTTGCCAAAGCCAACGTTCCCAACAGCTATTTAGTCATGGTGGGGGTTGGACCCCTAGAGGCGGAACTCAAAGCCGCCGCCGAACAGCTTGGCGTTGCGGATCGGGTGAAGTTCCCCGGTTTAATCAAATATTCTCGCTTGCCAGAAGCCTACGCCGCTAGCGATCTCCTGGTGTTTCCCTCCGAACACGAACCCTATGGCTTGCCAGTCAATGAAGCGATGATTTGTGGTATTCCGGTATTGGTGAGCGATCGCATTGGTGCCACCTACGATCTCGTCATTTCTGGAGAAACCGGGTTTGCTTACCCCTGTGGTAACGTAGAAAAATTTGCCGAATTGCTCCAAGAACTCTTGAGCGATCGCGATCGCCTCATCAAAATGGGAAAAATGGCTCAGAAGCGCATGGAAACCTGGTCGGCTCGCGAAAACGTTGAAGGTTTAATCCTGGCGATTGAAAAACACCTCAACCCCTCAAAATAG
- a CDS encoding FkbM family methyltransferase produces the protein MKLISYLNRPEYIFRPTQVYQRFLQRTSSQPFERVQLPWGIEIKIRPNEDLGLAIWKMGVYDLCVTELLWRLIDPGETTLDIGANIGYMTSIMAQRVGKTGQVLCFEPHPEIYQELAENIQHWQATSGWNQIQPHSLALSEAAGEGFLETSSYFESNRGTASLAAENPSTSTALQAKKQGYTVQLQKLDALIDSAQKIGVAKIDVEGHEISVLKGASRLLSQSQIRDIIFEDHQAYPSPVTELLENHRYTLFRINKGFLKPVLSQSFNHHPFYSPFWEPPSYLATLDPQRTQQRLQHLGWKSLKTQTV, from the coding sequence ATGAAACTCATTAGTTATCTGAACCGACCAGAATATATTTTTCGACCCACCCAGGTCTATCAACGGTTTTTACAACGAACCTCATCCCAACCCTTTGAACGCGTCCAACTTCCGTGGGGAATTGAGATTAAAATTCGTCCTAACGAGGATTTAGGTTTAGCGATTTGGAAAATGGGGGTTTACGATTTATGCGTCACAGAACTGCTCTGGCGGCTAATCGACCCAGGAGAAACGACCCTTGATATTGGCGCAAATATTGGTTACATGACCAGTATCATGGCTCAACGGGTTGGTAAAACAGGTCAAGTGCTTTGCTTTGAACCCCATCCCGAAATTTATCAAGAACTTGCTGAAAATATTCAGCATTGGCAAGCCACCTCTGGCTGGAACCAGATACAGCCGCATTCCCTCGCCTTATCTGAAGCCGCAGGTGAAGGCTTTTTAGAAACCAGCAGTTATTTTGAAAGCAATCGCGGGACAGCCTCTTTAGCAGCAGAGAACCCTTCAACCTCTACGGCTTTACAAGCTAAAAAGCAGGGATATACAGTTCAACTCCAAAAACTCGATGCCTTAATTGATTCCGCACAAAAAATAGGCGTTGCCAAGATTGATGTTGAAGGACATGAAATTAGCGTCCTGAAAGGAGCCAGCCGCCTTTTAAGTCAATCCCAAATTCGAGATATTATCTTTGAAGATCATCAGGCTTATCCCAGTCCCGTCACAGAACTGTTAGAAAACCATCGCTACACCCTTTTTAGAATCAACAAAGGTTTCCTAAAACCCGTCCTCAGCCAATCTTTTAACCACCACCCCTTCTATTCTCCCTTCTGGGAACCTCCCAGTTATCTCGCAACTCTCGATCCGCAAAGAACCCAACAACGCTTGCAGCATTTAGGGTGGAAATCTCTCAAAACCCAAACCGTCTGA
- a CDS encoding glycosyltransferase family 4 protein, which translates to MNILIYCPTFDIIGGLEMVIAILADQFVKSGHQVKIVAQTTATEATAFPFEVIRQPSRAKLLQLVQWCDIYFQGNVSLKGIWPLLWVRKPLVLTHQSWYQRLDGRQGWQDRLKLSVTRRAINISASQSIASHLPVSSAVIPNPYREDIFYEMPEIPRNRELVFLGRLVSDKGVDLLLEALGSLQKEGLTPHLTIIGTGPEEANLRQQVSALNLENQVEFAGTKRDRELATLLNQHQILVVSSRWSEPFGIVALEGIACGCVAIGSNQGGLPDAIGKCGVTFPNGDSQALATLLKELLQNPSQLEGYRQSAIAHLAKHTRSAVSQAYLETINQHL; encoded by the coding sequence GTGAACATCCTCATTTATTGTCCAACCTTTGACATCATTGGCGGCCTAGAAATGGTCATCGCCATCCTGGCCGATCAGTTTGTCAAATCCGGACATCAAGTCAAAATTGTGGCTCAAACCACGGCTACAGAGGCGACGGCTTTCCCCTTCGAGGTAATTCGCCAACCCAGTCGCGCCAAATTATTACAACTTGTGCAGTGGTGCGATATTTATTTTCAGGGAAATGTTAGCCTCAAGGGAATTTGGCCCTTATTGTGGGTTCGCAAACCCTTAGTGCTGACCCATCAAAGTTGGTATCAGCGCTTAGATGGTCGGCAGGGATGGCAAGATCGATTGAAACTCAGCGTAACGCGCAGAGCGATTAATATTTCAGCCAGTCAAAGTATTGCGTCTCATTTACCCGTGTCTTCCGCTGTTATCCCTAACCCCTATCGGGAGGATATTTTTTATGAAATGCCGGAGATTCCCCGAAATCGAGAACTTGTATTTCTAGGACGTTTGGTATCGGATAAAGGCGTGGATTTGCTTCTAGAAGCCTTGGGAAGCCTGCAAAAAGAAGGGTTAACCCCCCACCTCACGATTATTGGTACAGGCCCAGAGGAAGCCAATCTACGCCAGCAGGTAAGCGCGTTGAATTTGGAGAACCAGGTGGAGTTTGCGGGGACAAAACGCGATCGCGAACTCGCCACCCTCCTCAACCAACACCAGATCCTGGTAGTTTCCTCCCGATGGTCAGAACCCTTTGGCATTGTCGCGTTAGAGGGGATTGCTTGTGGCTGTGTCGCCATCGGTTCCAACCAAGGCGGACTCCCCGATGCCATTGGCAAATGTGGTGTAACATTTCCTAACGGGGATAGCCAAGCCTTAGCTACCCTCCTGAAAGAATTGTTACAAAACCCCTCTCAACTCGAAGGTTATCGACAAAGTGCGATCGCGCATTTAGCCAAACATACCCGTTCCGCCGTATCTCAAGCTTATTTAGAAACGATTAACCAGCATTTATGA